The following coding sequences lie in one Spea bombifrons isolate aSpeBom1 chromosome 5, aSpeBom1.2.pri, whole genome shotgun sequence genomic window:
- the PRR15 gene encoding proline-rich protein 15, translating into MAESTTGKSTTSWLKSLTIRKKPKEVSSYTGSVSAETTEDRAWGSTSTISSSPGSRENQHPNSMHSGGTDYNGDTKTDRMFSEKTGRRNLKISRSGRFKEKRKVRVSLPESPKFFQENPSNANDERQ; encoded by the coding sequence ATGGCTGAAAGCACCACTGGGAAGAGCACTACCAGCTGGTTAAAATCCCTAACCATTCGTAAAAAGCCCAAGGAAGTTTCCTCGTACACCGGGTCTGTTTCGGCAGAGACCACAGAGGATAGAGCATGGGGAAGTACATCTACAATAAGCTCTTCGCCTGGCTCAAGAGAAAATCAGCACCCCAACTCTATGCATAGCGGAGGAACAGATTACAATGGGGACACCAAGACAGACAGGATGTTTAGTGAGAAAACTGGTCGCAGAAACCTCAAGATCTCTCGTTCTGGACGTTTTAAGGAGAAGAGGAAAGTACGTGTTAGCTTACCGGAAAGCCCTAAGTTTTTTCAAGAGAATCCATCTAATGCAAATGACGAGAGGCAGTGA